ACGCCACCGGCATTAGCTGCTTTTCCGGAAGCAAAAAGGACGTTGCGGTCCTGGAATATAGTGACGGCTTCAGGTGTGCAGGGCATGCTGGCCCCCTCACAGATGAGCTTAATGTTGTTGTTGATCAGGTTATAGGCATCCTTGTCGCTAATTTCATTTTGAGTGGCACATGGAAATGCGCAAACGGCCCGGTGACTCCAGAGCGGATTATAATCTAAGGTGTAATCGGTATCCGTGTAAACGGCGGAAGGATATTTTTCGACGTAATCCTTAATCCGGCCCCGTCGGATATTTTTAAGATACTTGACATAATTGAGTTTATTGCGATCAATGCCTTCAGCATCATAAATATAGCCGGTGGAATCCGATAGCGTGACCACCTTAGCGCCCAATTCCAAGAGCTTTTCAGCCGTGTGTTGCGCGACGTTGCCTGACCCGGATACCAGACAGGTCTGATCTTCCACTCCAATGTTGCGGGTGGCCAGCATTTCAGCGGCAAAATAAACACACCCATAGCCGGCTGCCTGGGGGCGTATCAGACTGCCGCCCCAGCTGACGCCCTTGCCGGTCAAGGCGCCGGCAAATTCGTTGCTGAGTTTTTTAAACATCCCGAAAAGATAACCGATTTCTCTGGCACCGACACCGATGTCAGGCGCAGGTATATCAGTATTGGCTCCGATATGGTGAAATAGCTCTGTCATAAAGCTTTGGCAAAACCGCATGACCTCATTATCGGATTTGCCCTTAGGGTCAAAATCAGATCCACTAGCCGCACCACCTAACGGCAAGGTGGTTAACGCATTTTTAAACGTCTGCTCAAAGGCCAGGAATTTCAAAATACTCTGGTTGACTGACGGATGAAATCGCAGTGCCCCTTTGTAAGGACCAATGGCGCTGCTCATCTCAATGTTAAAACCGCGGTTTACATTCACATTGCCCCGATCATCCAGCCAGGGAATTCGAAAGGTTGTGATACGCTCAGGCTCAACAATTCTTTCCAAAACAGCTTCCTGCCGATATTGAGAGTTCTGATCCAAAACCGGTTTGACGCTTTCAATGACTTCCTGCACAGCCTGAAGAAATTCGTTTTCATGTAGATCCCTGGTTTTGATGATTCTAATGATGTCTGTCATCGATCCTCCAGATGAGATGTTGGATGGGTGGATTTACAGATCCGTAAATAGTCGGCATTGATAAAAAATGTCAATACCATATTGAATTTGCGTTAAAATCCCGTTTGGCATGCACCATTTCGCCGCCGATGCTGCCGACATGCCTACGCAGCGCAGAAAATTATCAGGCATTTCACATGAAACCAAAATGCGCACGAACAGCAGATAGGCGACAGCGACAAACACCGACAGCTAAATTAACGCTTTCAGCCGCTTGTTGTGGGTAATTACCCCCACGGAAGTGGGAATTTTCCACCCCATTTTGAGTGTTGCTTGTCGGCAGATAAATATCTCACTTTTAATTTTATACATTGATTCTAAATAGTTAAACACAAAATTTTGACCAAATTCATATATTGGCAGAATTTTTGCTTGTCCATAGGGGCAAATCGAATAAAATCCGAATGTTTACGCCTGCATAATTGAAAACCCCGATTGGAAAATTCAAAAAATGGTTCATTCTGAAATCTCTGATGAAAACTTGAGCGCCAAAGACTGCCCAATACCACAAGCTTATTCATTTGGGCTCAAAAATGATCTGTCTGAGCTTCCGGTCCTGCGCCATCATGTGGAAAATTTTGGCAAGATGACTGGGCTGCCGAAAGATTGTCTGTTCGAAATCAACCTTTGTTTGGACGAATTGTTTACCAATATTGTTTCGTATGGATTTGATGACGATCGACATCATTTAATCCAATTTACCCTTCAATTGGATGAGGATGTATTGATTCTAGATATTGAAGACGGTGGTATTCCGTTTAATCCGCTTACCAAAAATGAATCCCACAACCCGATTGATCCCAAAAACATAAAGATCGGCGGACTAGGCATTCATATTGTAAAAAAACTAACCACCGATATTTGCTATCAAAGAGATTGCGGCAAAAATCATCTGACGCTGAGAAAAACCATCGATTCCGATGATTCACCGTTGGCCGTTTAAGCAATACTATTCAAAGCAAAAAAAGGATATGATCTGGTGATCATATCCTTTTTTTTCGGGTGTTATGTCGATGGAAGACAGCCGCTCGCCATCTAAGCAGCGATAAGCCCTTGGATAAGACGCGCTAATTTTTTGCTGTCGTGTCGGACGATGCTGCCGGACGTATCGAGCAAATCGGCCAGAATGAGTTTCCGATCCTGCCAAAAATGCTGATCATTGATGATTTCAACAAATTCGGCTTCCTGTTTGCGATATTGCTTTAATATCGACTCCTCCGGTTTGGTGCGGTTACAAATAACGATTTGTACCTTACGACCGATACCTTCTTCAAGCTTTTGAACAAAATCGAGGCCGGAATAGTTGTGGGTTTCACCATACTTGGTCATAACGTTTAGAACATACAGAATAGTGGCCTTTGTCTCCTTGATCGCTTTTTTAACGCCTGGGACGACAATGTTTGAGAGTATACTGGTAAATAGATCACCCGGACCAATCACGATGTAGTCCGCATCACTGATCGCATCGATAACGGGGGGGAAAGCCTTTATATCACCGGTATGGTGGGGCACAAG
The Desulfobacterales bacterium DNA segment above includes these coding regions:
- the gdhA gene encoding NADP-specific glutamate dehydrogenase, giving the protein MTDIIRIIKTRDLHENEFLQAVQEVIESVKPVLDQNSQYRQEAVLERIVEPERITTFRIPWLDDRGNVNVNRGFNIEMSSAIGPYKGALRFHPSVNQSILKFLAFEQTFKNALTTLPLGGAASGSDFDPKGKSDNEVMRFCQSFMTELFHHIGANTDIPAPDIGVGAREIGYLFGMFKKLSNEFAGALTGKGVSWGGSLIRPQAAGYGCVYFAAEMLATRNIGVEDQTCLVSGSGNVAQHTAEKLLELGAKVVTLSDSTGYIYDAEGIDRNKLNYVKYLKNIRRGRIKDYVEKYPSAVYTDTDYTLDYNPLWSHRAVCAFPCATQNEISDKDAYNLINNNIKLICEGASMPCTPEAVTIFQDRNVLFASGKAANAGGVAVSGLELVQNSMRLNWQAEEVDQRLQIIMKNIHNTCLAAAEQYGTPGNYVDGANIAGFVKVVEAMLDQGLI
- a CDS encoding ATP-binding protein, which gives rise to MVHSEISDENLSAKDCPIPQAYSFGLKNDLSELPVLRHHVENFGKMTGLPKDCLFEINLCLDELFTNIVSYGFDDDRHHLIQFTLQLDEDVLILDIEDGGIPFNPLTKNESHNPIDPKNIKIGGLGIHIVKKLTTDICYQRDCGKNHLTLRKTIDSDDSPLAV